A window of the Bacteroides thetaiotaomicron VPI-5482 genome harbors these coding sequences:
- a CDS encoding L-rhamnose isomerase: MKKEEMIQKAYEIAVERYAAVGVDTEKVLKTMQDFHLSLHCWQADDVTGFEVQAGALSGGIQATGNYPGKARNIDELRADILKAASYIPGTHRLNLHEIYGDFQGKVVDRDQVEPEHFKSWIEWGKEHNMKLDFNSTSFSHPKSGDLSLSNPDEGIRQFWIEHTKRCRAVAEEMGKAQGDPCIMNLWVHDGSKDITVNRMKYRALLKDSLDQIFATEYKNMKDCIESKVFGIGLESYTVGSNDFYIGYGASRNKMVTLDTGHFHPTESVADKVSSLLLYVPELMLHVSRPVRWDSDHVTIMDDPTMELFSEIVRCGALERVHYGLDYFDASINRIGAYVIGSRAAQKCMTRALLEPIAKLREYEANGQGFQRLALLEEEKALPWNAVWDMFCLKNNVPVGEDFIAEIEKYEAEVTSKR; the protein is encoded by the coding sequence ATGAAAAAAGAAGAAATGATTCAGAAAGCGTATGAGATTGCTGTTGAACGCTATGCAGCAGTAGGTGTAGATACTGAAAAGGTACTGAAAACCATGCAGGACTTCCACTTGTCACTTCATTGCTGGCAGGCTGATGATGTAACGGGATTTGAAGTGCAGGCAGGTGCACTGAGCGGAGGTATTCAGGCAACCGGTAATTATCCGGGCAAAGCTCGCAATATTGATGAACTGCGTGCCGACATTCTGAAAGCCGCTTCTTATATTCCGGGTACACACCGTTTGAACCTGCACGAAATCTACGGGGATTTTCAAGGTAAAGTGGTAGACCGCGATCAGGTAGAGCCTGAACATTTCAAGAGCTGGATTGAATGGGGTAAAGAGCATAACATGAAACTCGATTTTAACTCTACTTCCTTCTCACATCCGAAATCTGGTGATTTGTCACTGTCTAATCCGGATGAGGGCATCCGTCAGTTCTGGATTGAGCATACCAAACGTTGTCGTGCCGTTGCCGAAGAAATGGGTAAGGCGCAGGGTGACCCGTGTATCATGAATCTTTGGGTACATGACGGAAGCAAGGATATCACTGTAAACCGCATGAAATATCGTGCATTGTTGAAAGATTCTCTGGATCAGATATTTGCTACTGAATATAAAAACATGAAAGACTGTATTGAATCAAAAGTATTCGGTATCGGTCTGGAAAGCTATACAGTAGGTTCCAATGACTTCTACATCGGTTATGGCGCATCCCGTAATAAGATGGTAACTTTGGATACCGGTCACTTCCATCCGACTGAAAGTGTTGCCGACAAAGTATCTTCTCTTTTGCTTTATGTGCCCGAATTGATGCTGCACGTAAGCCGTCCGGTTCGTTGGGATTCCGACCACGTAACCATTATGGATGATCCTACAATGGAACTGTTCAGTGAAATTGTTCGTTGCGGTGCGTTGGAACGCGTACACTACGGTCTCGACTATTTCGATGCTTCTATCAACCGTATCGGTGCTTACGTTATCGGTAGCCGTGCTGCTCAGAAATGTATGACACGCGCTTTGCTCGAACCGATTGCCAAGCTGCGTGAATACGAAGCTAACGGACAGGGATTCCAGCGTCTGGCTCTGCTCGAAGAAGAGAAAGCGCTTCCATGGAATGCAGTATGGGATATGTTCTGCTTGAAGAACAACGTTCCGGTAGGCGAAGATTTCATTGCAGAAATCGAAAAGTACGAAGCGGAAGTAACTTCTAAACGATAA
- the fucO gene encoding lactaldehyde reductase, producing MNRIILNETSYFGAGCRSVIAVEAARRGFKKAFFVTDKDLIKFGVAAEIIKVFDDNHIPYELYSDVKANPTIANVQNGVAAYKASGADFIVALGGGSSIDTAKGIGIVVNNPDFADVKSLEGVADTKHKAVPTFALPTTAGTAAEVTINYVIIDEDARKKMVCVDPNDIPAVAIVDPELMYSMPKGLTAATGMDALTHAIESYITPGAWAMSDMFELKAIEMIAQNLKAAVDNGKDTVAREAMSQAQYIAGMGFSNVGLGIVHSMAHPLGAFYDTPHGVANALLLPYVMEYNAESPAAPKYIHIAKAMGVNTDGMTETEGVKAAIEAVKALSLSIGIPQKLHEINVKEEDIPALAVAAFNDVCTGGNPRPTSVAEIEVLYRKAF from the coding sequence ATGAATCGCATTATTCTGAATGAGACCTCTTATTTCGGTGCAGGATGCCGGAGTGTAATTGCTGTGGAAGCAGCCAGACGTGGCTTTAAGAAAGCCTTTTTCGTAACAGATAAAGACCTTATCAAATTTGGTGTTGCAGCCGAAATCATTAAAGTATTTGATGACAATCATATTCCGTATGAACTTTATAGTGATGTAAAGGCTAACCCTACCATTGCTAATGTGCAGAATGGTGTGGCTGCCTATAAGGCTTCCGGTGCAGACTTTATCGTAGCTTTGGGTGGTGGTTCTTCTATCGACACGGCAAAGGGGATTGGTATTGTTGTGAATAACCCGGATTTTGCCGATGTGAAATCTCTGGAAGGTGTGGCTGATACCAAACATAAGGCTGTTCCTACCTTTGCATTGCCTACTACTGCCGGAACTGCTGCTGAAGTGACTATCAATTATGTGATTATCGACGAAGATGCACGCAAGAAAATGGTATGTGTAGACCCGAACGATATCCCTGCTGTAGCTATTGTAGATCCGGAACTGATGTATTCCATGCCGAAAGGACTGACTGCCGCTACAGGTATGGACGCGCTGACTCACGCCATCGAAAGTTATATAACTCCGGGTGCATGGGCTATGAGCGATATGTTCGAACTGAAAGCGATTGAAATGATTGCTCAGAACTTGAAAGCAGCGGTAGATAACGGTAAAGACACAGTTGCCCGCGAAGCAATGTCGCAGGCTCAATATATTGCCGGCATGGGATTCTCCAATGTAGGTTTGGGAATCGTACATTCCATGGCTCACCCGTTGGGCGCTTTCTATGATACTCCTCACGGCGTTGCCAATGCGCTGTTGTTACCTTATGTCATGGAGTACAATGCTGAGTCTCCGGCTGCTCCGAAATATATCCATATTGCCAAGGCGATGGGCGTCAATACAGACGGTATGACAGAAACTGAAGGTGTGAAGGCGGCTATCGAGGCAGTGAAAGCGCTTTCTCTGAGTATCGGTATCCCACAGAAATTGCATGAAATCAATGTGAAGGAAGAGGATATTCCGGCATTGGCGGTGGCTGCATTCAATGACGTTTGCACAGGTGGTAATCCGCGTCCTACGTCAGTAGCGGAGATTGAAGTATTATATCGGAAAGCATTCTGA
- a CDS encoding aspartate aminotransferase family protein, whose protein sequence is MKLFDVYPLYDINIVKGQGCKVWDENGTEYLDLYGGHAVISIGHAHPHYVEMISNQVATLGFYSNSVINKLQQQVAERLGKISGYEDYSLFLINSGAEANENALKLASFYNGRTKVISFSKAFHGRTSLAVEATNNPTIIAPINNNGHVTYLPLNDIEAMKQELAKGDVCAVIIEGIQGVGGIKIPTTEFMQELRKVCTETGTILILDEIQSGYGRSGKFFAHQYNHIQPDIITVAKGIGNGFPMAGVLISPMFKPVYGQLGTTFGGNHLACSAALAVMDVIEQDNLVENAKAVGDYLLEELKKFPQIKEVRGRGLMIGLEFEEPIKELRSRLIYDEHVFTGASGTNVLRLLPPLCLSMEEADEFLARFKRVL, encoded by the coding sequence ATGAAATTATTCGACGTATATCCTTTATATGACATCAATATAGTCAAAGGACAAGGCTGTAAGGTATGGGATGAGAACGGTACGGAATATCTGGACCTCTACGGAGGCCATGCCGTCATCTCCATCGGACACGCGCATCCCCACTATGTGGAGATGATCAGCAATCAGGTAGCAACCCTTGGTTTCTATTCAAACTCGGTGATCAATAAGCTGCAGCAACAAGTAGCCGAACGATTGGGAAAGATTTCCGGTTATGAAGACTACTCGCTGTTTCTGATCAACAGCGGAGCCGAAGCCAATGAAAACGCGCTGAAGCTGGCTTCTTTCTATAACGGACGCACCAAAGTCATTTCTTTCAGCAAAGCCTTCCACGGACGTACATCCCTTGCAGTGGAGGCTACGAACAACCCCACCATCATTGCTCCGATCAACAACAACGGTCATGTGACCTATCTCCCTCTGAATGACATCGAAGCGATGAAGCAGGAACTGGCGAAAGGTGACGTATGCGCTGTTATCATCGAAGGAATACAAGGAGTGGGCGGTATCAAAATACCGACTACCGAATTTATGCAGGAACTTCGCAAGGTTTGTACCGAAACCGGAACGATTCTGATTCTGGACGAAATCCAGAGTGGATACGGCCGTAGCGGAAAATTCTTTGCCCATCAATACAACCATATCCAGCCAGACATCATCACCGTAGCCAAAGGCATCGGAAACGGATTCCCGATGGCAGGTGTACTGATCAGCCCGATGTTCAAGCCCGTCTACGGACAACTGGGAACTACATTCGGCGGAAATCACCTGGCCTGCTCGGCAGCTCTTGCCGTAATGGACGTCATCGAACAGGACAATCTGGTAGAAAATGCAAAAGCAGTCGGCGACTACCTGCTGGAAGAACTCAAGAAATTCCCGCAAATCAAAGAGGTGCGCGGACGCGGACTGATGATCGGACTCGAATTTGAAGAACCGATCAAGGAATTGCGCAGCCGCCTCATCTACGACGAACACGTATTTACGGGAGCCAGCGGGACGAATGTACTCCGCTTATTGCCCCCTCTCTGCCTCAGCATGGAGGAAGCGGACGAGTTCCTTGCCCGTTTCAAAAGAGTACTCTAA
- the rhaD gene encoding rhamnulose-1-phosphate aldolase, whose protein sequence is MKSILENRPALAKEVNKVAEVAGYLWQKGWAERNGGNITVNITEFVDDEIRRMEPISEVKSIGVTLPYLKGCYFYCKGTNKRMRDLARWPMENGSVIRILDDCASYVIIADEAVAPTSELPSHLSVHNDLLSKNSPYKASVHTHPIELIAMTHCEKFLQKDVATNLLWSMIPETKAFCPRGLGIIPYKLPSSVELAEATIKELQDYDVVMWEKHGVFAVDCDAMQAFDQIDVLNKSALIYIAAKNMGFEPDGMSQEQMKEMSVAFNLPK, encoded by the coding sequence ATGAAATCAATTTTAGAAAATCGTCCGGCACTTGCCAAAGAAGTAAACAAGGTAGCTGAAGTTGCCGGATACTTGTGGCAAAAAGGATGGGCTGAACGTAACGGTGGTAATATCACTGTAAATATCACAGAGTTTGTAGACGATGAAATCCGTCGGATGGAACCGATTAGCGAAGTAAAATCCATTGGCGTTACATTGCCTTATCTGAAAGGATGTTACTTTTATTGCAAAGGAACCAACAAACGCATGCGTGATCTGGCTCGCTGGCCGATGGAAAATGGTTCGGTGATTCGCATTTTAGATGATTGCGCCAGCTATGTGATCATTGCCGACGAAGCGGTGGCGCCGACTTCGGAACTGCCTTCCCACCTGAGCGTACACAATGATTTGCTGAGCAAGAATTCTCCTTATAAAGCATCTGTCCATACTCACCCGATCGAACTGATTGCCATGACTCATTGCGAGAAGTTCCTTCAGAAAGATGTGGCAACCAATCTGTTATGGAGTATGATTCCTGAAACGAAGGCGTTCTGTCCGAGAGGTCTGGGTATCATTCCTTATAAATTGCCTAGTTCGGTAGAGTTGGCGGAAGCCACTATCAAGGAATTGCAGGACTATGATGTAGTCATGTGGGAAAAACACGGTGTTTTTGCCGTAGACTGCGATGCTATGCAGGCTTTTGATCAGATTGACGTGCTGAATAAGTCGGCGCTGATCTATATTGCTGCGAAGAATATGGGCTTCGAACCGGATGGTATGAGTCAGGAACAAATGAAAGAAATGTCCGTTGCTTTCAATCTTCCTAAATAA
- the argC gene encoding N-acetyl-gamma-glutamyl-phosphate reductase — MIKAGIIGGAGYTAGELIRLLLNHPETEIVFINSSSNAGNRITDVHEGLYGETDLRFTDQLPLDAIDVLFFCTAHGDTKKFMESHNVPEDLKIIDLSMDYRIKSDDHDFIYGLPELNRRATCTAKHVANPGCFATCIQLGLLPLAKNLMLTGDVSVNAITGSTGAGVKPGATSHFSWRNNNISIYKAFDHQHVPEIKQSLKQLQNSFDSEIDFIPYRGDFPRGIFATLVVKTKVALEEIVRMYEEYYAKDSFVHIVDKNIDLKQVVNTNKCLIHLEKHGDKLLIISCIDNLLKGASGQAVHNMNLMFNLEETVGLRLKPSAF; from the coding sequence ATGATTAAAGCAGGAATCATTGGTGGCGCAGGATATACAGCAGGCGAATTAATCCGTCTGCTGCTCAACCATCCGGAAACTGAAATCGTATTCATCAACAGCAGCAGTAATGCCGGAAACCGAATCACCGACGTACACGAAGGACTCTACGGAGAAACCGACCTGAGATTTACCGACCAGTTACCTCTGGACGCAATAGATGTACTATTCTTCTGTACCGCCCACGGTGACACGAAGAAATTCATGGAAAGCCACAACGTGCCGGAAGATTTGAAAATCATCGACCTCTCGATGGATTATCGCATCAAGAGTGACGATCATGACTTCATCTACGGTCTGCCGGAACTGAACCGTCGTGCTACCTGTACGGCGAAGCACGTAGCCAACCCCGGTTGTTTTGCTACCTGCATCCAGTTAGGTTTGCTTCCGCTAGCCAAGAATCTGATGTTGACAGGCGATGTTTCGGTCAATGCCATCACCGGAAGTACCGGTGCCGGCGTGAAGCCCGGTGCTACCAGTCATTTCAGTTGGCGTAACAATAACATCAGTATATACAAGGCCTTCGATCATCAGCACGTACCGGAAATCAAGCAATCACTGAAGCAGTTGCAGAACAGCTTCGATTCAGAGATCGACTTTATTCCTTATCGGGGAGATTTCCCGCGCGGCATCTTTGCCACTCTTGTCGTAAAAACGAAAGTTGCACTCGAAGAAATCGTTCGCATGTATGAGGAATATTATGCAAAAGACTCCTTCGTGCATATTGTAGATAAGAATATAGACTTGAAACAAGTCGTAAATACCAATAAATGTCTGATACATCTGGAGAAACATGGTGACAAATTACTGATTATCTCCTGTATCGACAACTTGCTGAAGGGTGCCAGCGGACAAGCAGTTCATAACATGAACCTGATGTTCAACCTGGAAGAAACCGTAGGATTACGGCTGAAACCTTCCGCTTTCTAA
- a CDS encoding GNAT family N-acetyltransferase has product MDTQQIDVMVADASHEVYVDTILETIRNAAAVRGTGIAERTHEYVATKMKEGKAIIALCGDTFAGFTYIESWGNKQYVATSGLIVHPDFRGLGLAKRIKQASFQLARLRWPKAKIFSLTSGAAVMKMNTELGYVPVTFNELTDDEAFWKGCEGCTNHDILAAKNRKFCICTAMLYDPTDPRNIKKEQERNNI; this is encoded by the coding sequence ATGGACACTCAACAAATAGATGTTATGGTAGCCGACGCCTCACATGAGGTTTACGTTGACACTATTTTGGAAACTATCAGAAATGCTGCTGCCGTACGAGGAACCGGAATCGCAGAGCGCACACACGAATACGTAGCGACTAAAATGAAAGAGGGCAAAGCAATAATCGCGCTCTGTGGCGACACATTCGCAGGTTTCACCTATATCGAATCATGGGGAAACAAGCAATACGTAGCAACCTCCGGTCTGATTGTACATCCCGATTTTCGCGGATTAGGATTGGCAAAGCGCATCAAACAAGCATCTTTCCAACTGGCACGTCTCCGATGGCCGAAAGCTAAGATTTTCAGTCTGACATCCGGAGCCGCAGTGATGAAAATGAACACCGAACTAGGATATGTCCCTGTCACTTTCAATGAACTGACAGACGACGAAGCTTTCTGGAAAGGATGCGAAGGCTGCACCAACCACGATATACTGGCAGCTAAAAACCGTAAGTTCTGCATCTGCACAGCCATGCTGTACGATCCGACAGACCCACGGAACATAAAAAAAGAACAAGAAAGAAATAACATTTAA
- the rhaB gene encoding rhamnulokinase, whose amino-acid sequence MKQNFFAVDLGATSGRTILGSFIEGGLNLEEINRFPNHLIEVGGHFYWDIYALYRHIIDGLKLVAHRGESIASIGIDTWGVDFVLLGKDGNLLRQPYAYRDPHTVGAPEAFFSRISRSEVYGKTGIQVMNFNSLFQLDTLRRNHDSALEAADKVLFMPDALSYMLTGKMVTEYTIASTAQLVNAHTQRLEPELLKAVGLQEENFGRFVFPGEKIGTLTEEVQKITGLGAIPVIAVAGHDTGSAVAAVPALDRNFAYLSSGTWSLMGVETDAPVITAETEALNFTNEGGVEGTIRLLKNICGMWLLERCRLNWGDTSYPELITEADSCEPFRSLINPDDDCFANPADMEQAIREYCRTTGQPVPEQRGQIVRCIFESLALRYRQVLENLRALSPRPIETLHVIGGGSRNDLLNQFTANAIGIPVVAGPSEATAIGNVMIQAMTVGEATDVAGMRQLISRSIPLKTYHPQDMAAWDAAYIHFKNCVR is encoded by the coding sequence ATGAAACAGAACTTTTTTGCAGTCGACCTGGGCGCAACAAGCGGCCGTACAATCTTAGGCTCTTTTATTGAAGGCGGATTAAATCTGGAGGAGATTAATCGTTTTCCTAACCACTTGATCGAGGTGGGTGGACATTTCTATTGGGATATTTATGCATTATACCGTCACATTATCGACGGATTGAAATTGGTAGCTCACCGTGGCGAATCTATTGCCTCTATCGGTATAGATACATGGGGAGTAGATTTCGTCCTCCTTGGAAAAGATGGAAACCTGCTTCGCCAGCCTTATGCATATCGTGATCCGCATACGGTAGGAGCACCGGAAGCCTTTTTCTCTCGTATCTCTCGTAGCGAGGTATATGGTAAAACTGGTATTCAGGTAATGAATTTTAATTCACTTTTCCAATTAGATACTTTGCGTCGCAATCATGACAGTGCATTGGAGGCAGCAGACAAAGTTCTGTTTATGCCGGATGCGTTGAGCTATATGCTGACCGGGAAGATGGTAACTGAATATACCATTGCTTCCACTGCCCAATTAGTGAATGCACATACGCAACGTCTGGAACCGGAGTTGCTGAAAGCAGTCGGACTGCAAGAAGAGAATTTCGGTCGTTTTGTCTTCCCAGGTGAGAAGATAGGAACATTGACTGAAGAAGTGCAAAAGATAACAGGATTGGGGGCAATTCCTGTGATTGCGGTGGCCGGACATGATACCGGATCTGCTGTAGCAGCTGTTCCCGCACTTGATCGTAATTTCGCATATTTGAGTAGCGGTACTTGGTCGCTGATGGGGGTGGAAACAGATGCACCGGTAATCACTGCTGAAACAGAGGCTTTGAACTTTACGAATGAAGGTGGCGTAGAAGGCACAATTCGCCTTTTGAAGAATATTTGTGGAATGTGGTTGCTGGAACGTTGCCGTCTGAATTGGGGAGATACAAGCTATCCGGAATTAATAACCGAAGCGGATTCGTGTGAACCATTCCGTAGTTTAATCAATCCGGATGACGACTGTTTTGCAAATCCTGCGGATATGGAACAGGCCATTCGTGAATATTGCCGGACTACTGGGCAGCCGGTTCCTGAGCAACGTGGACAAATAGTACGTTGTATCTTTGAGAGTCTGGCTTTGCGTTACCGTCAGGTGTTGGAAAACTTGCGTGCGCTTTCTCCTCGTCCTATCGAAACTCTGCATGTGATTGGTGGAGGTAGCCGTAATGACTTGTTGAATCAGTTTACTGCTAATGCTATCGGCATCCCGGTTGTGGCAGGACCGTCTGAGGCAACAGCTATCGGTAATGTCATGATTCAGGCAATGACGGTGGGAGAGGCGACGGATGTTGCCGGTATGCGTCAGTTGATAAGCCGTTCAATTCCGTTGAAGACTTATCACCCACAGGATATGGCAGCTTGGGATGCGGCTTATATCCATTTTAAAAACTGCGTTCGATAA
- a CDS encoding argininosuccinate synthase, with protein sequence MEEKKKKVVVAFSGGLDTSFTVMYLAKEKGYEVYAACANTGGFSEEQLKTNEENAYKLGAVKYVTLDVTQEYYEKSLKYMVFGNVLRNGTYPISVSSERIFQALAIARYANEIGADAIAHGSTGAGNDQIRFDMTFLVLAPNVEIITLTRDMALSRQEEIDYLNKHGFSADFTKLKYSYNVGLWGTSICGGEILDSAQGLPETAYLKHVEKEGSEQLRLTFEKGELKAVNDETFDDPIQAIQKVEEIGAAYGIGRDMHVGDTIIGIKGRVGFEAAAPMLIIGAHRFLEKYTLSKWQQYWKDQVANWYGMFLHESQYLEPVMRDIEAMLQESQRNVNGTAILELRPLSFSTVGVESEDDLVKTKFGEYGEMQKGWTAEDAKGFIKVTSTPLRVYYNNHKDEEI encoded by the coding sequence ATGGAAGAAAAGAAGAAAAAAGTAGTGGTGGCATTCAGCGGCGGACTGGACACATCGTTCACCGTCATGTACCTCGCTAAAGAAAAAGGTTACGAAGTATATGCAGCTTGTGCCAATACGGGCGGTTTCAGCGAAGAACAGCTGAAGACAAACGAAGAAAACGCCTACAAACTGGGAGCAGTGAAATATGTAACATTGGACGTTACTCAGGAATACTACGAAAAGAGTCTGAAATATATGGTTTTCGGAAATGTGCTGCGTAATGGTACTTACCCGATCTCTGTCAGCTCGGAACGTATCTTCCAGGCATTGGCCATCGCACGTTATGCCAACGAAATCGGTGCGGATGCCATTGCCCACGGTTCTACCGGAGCAGGTAACGACCAGATTCGTTTTGACATGACTTTCCTTGTACTGGCTCCGAATGTAGAAATCATCACGCTGACCCGTGATATGGCATTAAGCCGTCAGGAAGAAATCGACTATCTGAACAAACATGGTTTCAGCGCGGACTTCACCAAACTGAAATACTCTTATAACGTAGGTTTGTGGGGTACATCCATCTGTGGTGGCGAAATCCTCGACTCCGCACAGGGATTACCGGAAACAGCCTACCTGAAACATGTGGAAAAAGAAGGCAGCGAACAACTCCGTCTCACTTTCGAAAAGGGAGAACTGAAAGCTGTCAATGACGAAACATTCGATGATCCGATCCAAGCTATCCAGAAGGTAGAAGAGATCGGTGCCGCATACGGTATCGGACGTGATATGCACGTGGGCGATACGATTATCGGCATCAAAGGCCGTGTGGGTTTCGAGGCTGCCGCTCCGATGTTGATTATCGGTGCTCACCGCTTCCTCGAAAAATACACATTGAGCAAATGGCAGCAATACTGGAAAGATCAGGTGGCCAACTGGTACGGAATGTTCCTCCACGAAAGCCAGTATCTCGAACCGGTGATGCGTGACATCGAAGCCATGCTTCAGGAAAGCCAGCGTAACGTTAACGGTACGGCAATCCTCGAGCTCCGCCCGCTTTCTTTCTCTACCGTCGGTGTAGAATCGGAAGACGACCTCGTGAAAACGAAGTTCGGCGAATATGGTGAAATGCAGAAGGGCTGGACAGCCGAAGATGCTAAGGGCTTTATTAAGGTAACTTCTACTCCGCTACGTGTTTACTACAATAACCATAAAGACGAAGAGATATGA
- a CDS encoding arginine repressor codes for MKKKANRLDAIKMIISSKEVGSQEELLQELNREGFELTQATLSRDLKQLKVAKAASMNGKYVYVLPNNIMYKRSTDQSAGEMLRNNGFISLQFSGNIAVIRTRPGYASSMAYDIDNNEFSEILGTIAGDDTIMLVLREGVATSKVRQLLSLIIPNIE; via the coding sequence ATGAAGAAGAAAGCAAATCGGTTAGACGCCATCAAAATGATTATCTCAAGCAAGGAGGTAGGCTCGCAGGAAGAACTACTGCAAGAGCTGAACCGTGAAGGCTTCGAACTGACACAAGCCACCCTCTCCCGCGACTTGAAACAACTGAAAGTAGCCAAAGCTGCAAGTATGAACGGCAAGTATGTATATGTATTGCCGAATAACATCATGTATAAACGTTCCACTGACCAGAGTGCCGGTGAGATGTTGCGCAACAATGGATTTATCTCCCTACAGTTTTCCGGCAATATAGCTGTCATCCGTACCCGTCCCGGTTACGCCAGCAGCATGGCTTATGATATCGACAACAATGAGTTCAGCGAGATTCTGGGAACCATTGCCGGCGACGATACCATCATGCTGGTTCTGCGTGAAGGAGTAGCCACAAGCAAAGTACGTCAGCTTTTGTCGCTCATCATTCCGAATATCGAATAA
- the rhaT gene encoding L-rhamnose/proton symporter RhaT: MDILIGLLIIAIGSFCQSSSYVPIKKVKEWSWESFWLVQGVFAWLVFPFLGSLLGIPAGGSLFDLWGAGGAGMSIFYGVLWGIGGLTFGLSMRYLGVALGQSIALGTCAGFGTLFPAIFAGTNLFEGNGLILLLGVCITLAGIAIIGYAGGLRAQNMSEEEKRAAVKDFALTKGLLVALLAGVMSACFALGLDAGTPIKEAALAGGVDGLYAGLPVIFLVTLGGFMTNAAYCLQQNIANKSVGDYAKGKVWGNNLVFCALAGVLWYMQFFGLEMGKSFLTESPVLLAFSWCILMALNVTFSNVWGIILKEWKGVSAKTITVLICGLVVLIFSLVFPNLF; this comes from the coding sequence ATGGATATTCTAATAGGCTTGTTGATTATAGCCATCGGTAGCTTTTGCCAGTCCAGTTCCTATGTACCTATTAAAAAGGTGAAGGAATGGAGCTGGGAAAGCTTCTGGTTAGTACAAGGTGTGTTTGCCTGGTTAGTGTTCCCGTTTCTGGGATCACTGCTGGGGATACCCGCAGGAGGCAGTTTGTTCGACTTGTGGGGAGCCGGAGGTGCTGGAATGAGCATCTTTTATGGTGTATTATGGGGAATAGGCGGATTGACTTTCGGACTCTCCATGCGTTATCTGGGTGTTGCGCTTGGACAAAGTATCGCATTAGGTACTTGTGCCGGATTCGGAACCCTTTTTCCTGCCATCTTCGCCGGAACCAATCTGTTCGAAGGTAACGGACTGATTCTTCTTCTAGGAGTTTGTATTACGCTGGCGGGTATTGCTATCATTGGTTATGCCGGTGGCTTGCGTGCACAGAATATGAGCGAAGAAGAAAAACGGGCTGCCGTAAAAGACTTTGCATTGACAAAAGGTTTGCTGGTAGCACTTCTTGCGGGTGTGATGAGTGCCTGCTTTGCTTTGGGACTGGATGCCGGAACTCCTATCAAGGAAGCTGCTTTGGCAGGTGGTGTGGATGGACTTTATGCAGGTCTTCCTGTTATCTTCCTCGTGACTTTAGGCGGATTCATGACAAATGCCGCTTACTGCCTGCAGCAGAATATAGCTAATAAGTCTGTCGGTGACTATGCCAAAGGAAAGGTATGGGGTAACAATCTCGTCTTCTGTGCGTTGGCCGGTGTGCTGTGGTATATGCAGTTCTTCGGATTGGAAATGGGTAAGAGCTTCCTCACGGAAAGTCCCGTGTTGCTGGCTTTCTCATGGTGTATCCTGATGGCGCTGAACGTAACCTTTAGTAATGTATGGGGAATCATCCTGAAAGAGTGGAAAGGAGTATCTGCCAAAACAATCACAGTGTTGATCTGTGGTTTGGTAGTCTTGATCTTCTCACTGGTATTCCCGAACTTGTTTTAA